One window of the Bombus huntii isolate Logan2020A chromosome 18, iyBomHunt1.1, whole genome shotgun sequence genome contains the following:
- the LOC126875495 gene encoding DNA-binding protein Ikaros-like, which yields MARVLVYVRPVDAIFMNIKLDNKMDPSDYAIRIKEEPIDPEICDDLSPVDTNTGNENETATFKGESSDDVYCEYEEFAFLQESTYLENKKLDPDKQKSTHKVPSNNKRSCNVCLLNFQTKRLFDQHNKLYTCNVFKCNNCTAIFTMHISLIRHLKKQCLKKQLSRYGCNFCSRRFSYKRHIQSHLFHAHGNEIFSGESKITKTSPESLEKSNHSDGIVMAESNTSHSPCPKNVNSSINIPLILSNSSNSTPTEGSNSNIKSTHPKWLNDSHGTASKRMKQTVLTDFISPYKDKPNDKWVSPENFIDTENIPVTATIPISTLDTFSNKTSKAAEVIQVSTSVERIASPVRKRPFVQTHVNLKTMISLLRNEIKAEPGSPNTSHNTPYNLRSVKRSSLYDFYDLLEFETFGRSRQSFKRNKFPYIFDQDRRSAPEAKYKECVVRLEKCDKFLVPTSFVSNEDEDESEKEKENETKTKTKTLSNKQYRKM from the exons ATGGCTCGAGTGTTAGTTTACGTGCGGCCCGTTGATGCAATCTTCATGAATATAAAATTGGACAACAAAATGGAC cCTTCTGACTATGcaataagaataaaagaagagCCAATCGATCCAGAGATCTGCGATGATTTGTCGCCAGTTGATACGAATACAGggaatgaaaatgaaacagcGACGTTTAAAGGTGAATCTTCGGATGacgtttattgtgaatatgAAGAATTCGCGTTTCTTCAAGAAAGTACGTAtctagaaaataagaaattggATCCTGATAAACAAAAAAGTACACATAAAGTACCTTCAAACAACAAAAGAAGTTGCAACGTTTGtttgttaaattttcaaactaaaCGTTTATTTGATCAGCATAACAAATTATATACCTGTAATGTATTTAAGTGTAATAATTGCACTGCGATTTTCACTATGCATATTTCCTTGATACGTCATTTAAAGAAGCAGTGTTTAAAGAAGCAATTGTCTAGATATGGATGTAATTTTTGTAGCCGAAGGTTTTCCTATAAAAGACATATCCAATCTCATTTATTCCATGCGCATGGgaacgaaatattttctgGTGAAAGCAAAATCACGAAAACATCTCCTGAATCGTTAGAAAAGTCGAATCATTCGGACGGTATAGTCATGGCAGAATCAAATACTTCACACAGTCCCTGCCCAAAAAACGTAAATAGCTCAATAAATATACCTTTGATACTATCTAATAGTTCAAACAGTACACCCACCGAGGGTTCGAACAGCAATATCAAGTCTACGCACCCGAAATGGTTAAACGATTCGCATGGTACAGCTTCGAAAAGGATGAAGCAGACCGTCCTTACAGACTTCATATCGCCGTACAAAGACAAGCCGAATGACAAATGGGTTAGCCCGgaaaattttatcgatacgGAGAATATTCCTGTTACTGCGACTATTCCAATTTCAACGCTCGACACATTTAGTAACAAGACATCAAAGGCTGCAGAAGTTATTCAGGTGTCTACTTCTGTTGAGCGAATCGCATCTCCTGTTAGGAAACGACCATTTGTTCAAACTCATGTGAATTTAAAAACAATGATATCTTTATTAAGGAACGAAATAAAAGCTGAACCTGGAAGCCCTAATACCTCGCACAATACGCCTTACAACCTTAGGTCAGTGAAAAGATCTTCTTTATATGATTTTTACGATTTATTGGAGTTTGAGACCTTTGGAAGATCAAGACAAtcttttaaaagaaacaaGTTCCCCTATATATTTGACCAAGATAGAAGATCTGCACCTGAAGCTAAGTATAAAGAATGCGTAGTCCGTTTGGAGAAATGCGACAAATTCTTGGTGCCTACTAGTTTTGTGTCAaacgaagacgaagacgaaagcgaaaaggaaaaggaaaacgaaacgaaaacgaAAACGAAGACGCTTTCAAACAAGCAGTATCGAAAAATGTGA